A genomic region of Pseudoalteromonas piscicida contains the following coding sequences:
- a CDS encoding BadF/BadG/BcrA/BcrD ATPase family protein — protein sequence MTASKLFLGIDGGGTKCKVRLEDQHGQLLAEATSGPANIATSIHQAQESMLSATMTALTNAKIPHHDIANISAFAGLAGANVTTACEAMQQWRSPFARFQFSTDAHIACLGAHQHEDGGVIILGTGFCAGLVMHGQFREFGGHGLLLSDGASGSWIGLSLVKHAIEVLDTLSPSSLMIESFLAAMNCHSTEQLVKLTLNATPQYFAQFAQHVFATPNDPYAEQILSSAARFIERYVRHLQSLGTQKVALVGGIATPIRPWLAAQYADALVTPALPPEVAALTLARR from the coding sequence ATGACAGCATCGAAGCTATTTTTAGGGATTGATGGTGGCGGGACGAAATGTAAAGTCCGCCTCGAGGATCAACATGGACAGCTCCTTGCCGAGGCCACCAGCGGCCCTGCAAACATAGCAACATCAATACATCAGGCCCAAGAGTCAATGTTGAGCGCAACAATGACAGCGCTGACAAACGCAAAAATCCCCCACCACGATATTGCCAACATCAGTGCTTTTGCAGGACTTGCCGGCGCGAATGTCACGACGGCTTGTGAGGCGATGCAGCAATGGCGTTCCCCTTTTGCACGTTTTCAATTTTCAACCGATGCACACATTGCTTGCCTTGGTGCGCATCAACACGAAGATGGCGGTGTAATCATTCTCGGCACCGGATTTTGCGCGGGTCTGGTGATGCATGGACAATTTAGGGAGTTCGGTGGCCACGGATTATTACTCAGTGATGGTGCAAGTGGCAGTTGGATAGGTTTGAGTTTAGTGAAGCATGCCATCGAGGTGCTTGATACACTGTCCCCTAGCAGTCTGATGATTGAGTCGTTTTTGGCTGCTATGAATTGCCACAGTACCGAACAGCTAGTCAAACTCACGCTAAACGCCACTCCCCAGTATTTTGCCCAGTTTGCTCAACATGTTTTTGCCACGCCAAACGATCCCTATGCCGAGCAGATCTTAAGTAGCGCGGCACGGTTTATTGAGCGTTATGTCCGTCATTTGCAGAGCTTAGGGACACAGAAAGTCGCGCTAGTTGGAGGCATTGCTACGCCCATTCGTCCATGGTTAGCTGCCCAATACGCAGATGCGCTGGTGACACCAGCACTACCACCAGAAGTCGCTGCGTTAACGCTCGCTCGACGTTAA
- a CDS encoding AraC family transcriptional regulator, with protein sequence MEEQTILNKAGVNQLIAAFDLIPDILFWVKDTKSRIVHANQHFVEHQGYKTLDQILLKTDFDFSPQHLAFQYVNDDKRVMEGSIVTDRLELNQTANGELAWFSTSKKVLLDDENAIMGTYGVTRHLAKTSKALSHVRAIEAPVEFIRAHYHRHICIEELAELAHLSVSALERRFKKHLAKTPNQFINEVRLENARKLLVETRLPVSQVAYQCGFSEPSYFSKQFRRLFGEIPSQLRKELTSSER encoded by the coding sequence ATGGAAGAGCAAACGATATTGAATAAAGCTGGCGTAAATCAATTGATTGCAGCATTTGATCTGATCCCAGACATTCTCTTTTGGGTCAAAGACACAAAAAGTAGAATAGTGCATGCGAACCAACATTTTGTTGAACATCAGGGCTATAAAACCCTAGATCAAATCTTACTGAAAACCGATTTTGACTTTTCACCGCAACACTTGGCATTCCAATACGTTAACGATGATAAACGAGTGATGGAAGGCTCTATCGTGACGGATAGATTAGAACTCAACCAAACCGCAAATGGGGAATTGGCATGGTTTTCCACGTCAAAAAAAGTGTTACTTGATGACGAAAATGCGATTATGGGCACTTATGGTGTTACGCGACATCTAGCGAAAACGTCAAAGGCGTTATCTCACGTAAGAGCCATTGAAGCGCCCGTTGAATTTATTCGGGCACATTATCATCGTCATATTTGTATCGAAGAATTGGCGGAACTTGCTCACCTGTCGGTAAGCGCACTGGAGCGTAGATTTAAAAAGCATTTAGCCAAAACCCCGAATCAATTTATCAACGAAGTGAGATTGGAAAATGCCCGTAAATTATTGGTCGAAACACGCTTACCAGTATCACAAGTCGCTTATCAGTGTGGCTTTTCAGAGCCAAGTTATTTTAGCAAGCAGTTTCGTCGTTTATTTGGTGAAATCCCGTCGCAATTACGTAAGGAGTTAACGTCGAGCGAGCGTTAA